TCACCCGGCCCGTGAACTTGCTGTCGCCGTTGTGGAAGCCCTCCGCCACGGGGGAGCCATGCTCCATGCCCACGTCGGCCGTCTCCTCGGAGAGCACGTAGGCCAGGGTCTTCTCCACCCGGCCGCGCCCCACCTTCTTGCCGTCGACGTACAACGTCACGTCGCCACCCCTGCCCAGGCCTCCGCCGTCGTACTTGAACTCCATGCGGACCTGGTGCGTACCCGGAGGCAGCTCGCTGGTGGCCTCGACGTAGTCCCGACGCAGGCCGCCGTAGTTGTAGCAGTAGCTGAGCCGGCCCCGGCGCGCGTAGAGGCACCAGCCGCCGAACGAGCCGCCCTGGGTGATGATGACGCCGCTCGCGCCGCCCGCCGGTATCTCCACCTCGGCGGTGACGGAGTGCGACTTGTTCTTGATGTTGAGCATCGAGTTCTCGCCGAGCCGCCGCATGGAGCCCGAGAGCATCTGCGAGTCGCCCTGGATGAGCTCGGGCCGCCCGGCCAGCTCCGCGTTGAAGCGCTCGACACCGCGGTCGTCCAGCGGCAGCACGTAGAACTTCGCGGCCTCGATGAGGAAGAGCTGCTGCAGCTCGCGCAGCTTGTCCGGCCGCGAGGTCGCGAGGTCGCGCGCCTGCGTCCAGTCCTTCGTCGTGTCGTAGAGCTCCCAGACGTCTTCTTCGAGGCTCACGCTCGCCTTGGTCTCCCACGGGGTGCGGTGCTTCGTCACGGCCGTCCAGCCCTGGTGGTAGATGCCGCGGTTGCCGAACATCTCGAAATACTGCGTCTCATGCCGCTCCGGCGCTTTCGCGTCGTCGAAGCTGAAGCGCATGCTCGTCCCCTGCATCGGAGTCTGCTGCACACCGTGGACCGCCACCGGCTGGGGCAGGTTCGCGGCCTCCAGGATGGTGGGCCCCACGTCGATGACATGGGAGAACTGCGAGCGGACCTCGCCCCGGGCCTCGATGCCGTTGGGCCAGTGGACGATGCAGCCGTTGCGTGTGCCGCCGTAGTGCGAGGCCACCTGCTTGGTCCACTGGTAGGGCGTGTCCATGGCATGCGCCCAGCCCACCGCGTAGTGGTTGTAGGCCTCGGGTGTGCCGAGCTTGTGCATGTTCTGGATGAGGTACTCAGGCGTCTCCACGCCCAGGATGTCGTTGAAGATGAAGCCCTCGTTGAGCGTGCCGTTGACGGTGCCCTCGGCGGAGGCGCCGTTGTCGCCGATGATGTAGTAGACGAGCGTGTCCTCCAGCACGCCCATCTTCTCCAGCGAGTCGATGAGCCGTCCCACGTGGAAGTCCGCGTACTCGAGGAAGCCCGCGTAGACCTCCATCTGCCGCGCGAGCACCGGCCGCAGCTTCTCCGGCATGTCCGCCCAGGCGGGGATTTCCTTGGGGCGTGGGGTGAGCTGACAGTCCTTGGGGATGACGCCCAGCTTCTTCTGCCGCGCGAAGACCTCCTCGCGCAGCGCGTCCCAGCCGGCATCGAAGCGCCCCTTGTACTTGTCCGCCCAGTCCTTGGGGACATGGTGCGGAGCGTGGGTGGCGCCCGGGGCGAAGTAGACGAAGAAGGGCTTGTCCGGCACGAGCGCCTTCTGCTGGCGCACCCAGTCCATGGCCCGGTCCGTCATGTCCTCCATGAAGTGATAGCCCTGCTCCGGCGTGCGGTCCTGCTCCATGGGCGTCGTGTTCTCGTAGATCGCCGGGTACCACTGGTTCGTCTCGCCGCCGATGAAGCCGAAGAAGTATTCGAAGCCGGAGCCGGTCGGCCACCGCTCGAAGGGCCCCACGGGGCTGGTCTCCCAGACGGGCACCTCGTGGCACTTGCCGAACTGCGCGGTGCTGTAGCCGTTGAGCTTGAGGACTTCGGCCACCGGCGCGCAGTGGTTGGGGCGCACGCAGCTGTAGCCCGGCGAGGAGGTGGCGGTCTCCGTGATTCCGCCGAAGCCCACCGCGTGGTGGTTGCGGCCGGTGAGGAGCGCGGCGCGCGTGGGCGAGCAGAGCGCGGTGGTGTGGAAGCGGTTGTACTTGAGGCCCTTGGCCGCCAGGCGCTCCGCGGTGGGGGTGTTGACGACGCCGCCGAAGGCGCTGGTGGCACCGAACCCCACGTCGTCCAGCAGCACCACGAGGACGTTGGGCGCGCCCTTCGGAGGCCGCAGCGGGACGATGGGTGGGAACTTCGCGCTCGGGTCCCTGGCACTGAACGGACGCAAGCCCTGGTAGGGCTGGTCCGGTATGGGGAGCACCTCGCGCTGGAGTGTGTCGTTGGGAGAACCCTCTCCGTTGCCCGCCTGCCGCTTGCCATTCTTCTTCATGAAATCCTCTTGCCCCACTGGCGCATCCAGGGTGCGAGGAAGCTAGGGTGCGTGACGCCCCGGGCCAGTGCCCCACGGGGTGGACGCGCGCGCGGGCCCAGGACAGTCCTCCCGGCATGAGGCGGATCCAGCCCTGAAGTCGGTACCGACCAGGGGAGCGGCCGGAGCCGTGCACCTGGGGGACTCGCGTCCCCGCCCCCAACGTCAGGAAACCCACGGGTCCACCTGGGCCCCCCAGGAGGCGTCATGTCCCCGCACCACCGGCTTGCGGTGCCGCTGCTCTTGTTGCTGTTGGCAGCCTGCTCCGGCATCGAGACGAACACCCACTACGACCCGGCCTCCGTCGGCAAGCTGGACGGTTACAAGACGTATGCCTGGCTGCCCGCGCCAGAGGGCGCGGACCCTCGCATCTACAACGACGTCACCGAGGCCCAGGTGAAGAAGGTGGTGGATGCGCAGCTGGCGTCCCGGGGCTACCGGAAGGTGGATGAGAATCCGGACTTCAAGTTCGGCTGGCACGGCTCCATCGACCAGAAGATGGATGTGGACACGGTGAACTCGTACTACGGCTATGGATGGGGCTCCTGGTACGCGCCCTACGGGCCGGGCATGTCGGTGGGCGCCACCTTCCCCCAGACCTATGTCGATGAGTACGAAGAGGGCACGCTCATCCTCGACGTCGTCGACGCCGGCACCAACAAGCTCGTCTGGCGCGGCACGGCCCAGGCCGCGCTGGAAGACAACCCCTCGCCCCAGAGGCGCGAGGAGCGACTCGGCGAGGCCGTGAAGGATGTCCTGGAGCAGTTCCCGCCCAAGGGGAAGTGACGCCTCACACCAGCTTGCGGCGGCGCAGCGCCCACCACTCGGCCACGGCCAGGGCCAGCAGCAGCAGGCACAGCACGACGAAGGAGCCGGGCCAGGCCGTGCCCGGGATGCCTCCCACGTTGACACCCAGCAGCCCGGTGATGAAGGACAGCGGGAGGAAGACACCGGAGATGAGGGTGAGGACGTAGAGCGTGTAGTTCATGCGCGCGTCCTGCCGGGCCTTCAGCTCGTCGTGGAGGATGCGCGCGCGGTCCAGGAGCGAGTCCAAGTCCTTCAGCACGCTGTCCGCGCGCCGGGTCAGGTCCTTCATGGGCCGGCGCTGCGCGCGGAGCCAGTCGATGTCCAGCAGGCCCACGCGCATGAGGACATCCCTGCTGGCGGAGACCGCGCTGCGCAGCTCGATGAGGGCCCGCCGCAGGTCGCGCAGCCGCTGTGCCGCATCCGCCCCGTGGGCCTCGACCCGCGCCTCCAGGTCCACCATCCGCTCGTCGAGCTCGACGACGTGCAGTACCTGGCTCGACGCCGCGGCGCCCGCGAGCCCGAGGAGGAAGTCCGTGGAGCGGGGGCCCCTCCCCTGCTCCAGCTCGTGGCGCAACAGCGTGATGGAGGCCACCTCCCGGTCCGCCAGGGTGAGGCACAGGTGGCGGGTGGCATACACGCGCAGCCCGGTCCTCACGCCGGGCTCCGCGCGGGTCCTCGGCTGGCGCAACAGGAGGACCAGTCCATCGGGGTCGATGGCCTCCACCTGCACGTGTGTAGCGCCCGAGAGCAGCAGCCGCCGCACCGGCTCCGGCAGACCGAGGCGATCCTCGAGCCACCGTGACAGCCCTGGCGACTCCAGGGGGAAGTGGAACCACGACAGGCCGTCCCCGGGCCGCGCGTCGTCGAGCGAAACGGGGCGTGCACCTCCATCGCCCGTCAACAGGAGCGCGAAGGCGCCGGTGAGGTCGTCGGAGGGTGTCATCCGCCTCTCTCCTCCAGGGCCCCGTGGCGAGTTCCCGGATGGTGCCGGGCTACGGGGCCTTCTTCCCCTTGGGGAACAGGAAGGCGAGTTGAACACGGAGCTGCCACTGCGCGGCCCCCGGCACGTCCGGGCGCACGGCGTTGTAGTACGCGGACACCGAGCCGTTCAGCGACTGGCGACCGACCTTGAAGACCTTGCCCCCGCCCGCGCCGAACGGTACGAGCCACTGGTCCCCCGAGGGCGCCTCCCAGTTGGCGGTGATGATGGGCGCGGACGTCACGTACCAGCCCCCGGGCAGGTTGTAGGTGAGGAAGTACTGCACGAGGAGCTGGTTGACGCTCTCCCGGTCCCCATCACCGAAGACGGACCACACGTTGTTGGCCAGCACGCCGGCGGACAGGTCGCCGGGCTGCACCAGGGCCACCGCCGAAGGCCCGATGCTCCACTTCCCCGTCCCCAGGACGTCATCGGTGGCGGTCGGCAGCAACAGCGCGGGCCCCACGCCCCAGATGAGCGTCCCCGGCTTCGAGGGCGCCACGAAGAACGTGGCCGAGGTGTCTCCGAGGCCGAACGTGCCGCCGCTCCCGTCCGCCAGGTCCGGCTGGTAGAGGACGGGGAGGATGATGCGGTTGATGAGATTGAAGTCCTCCGTCAGCGTCATGGGGATGACCGGCTGGATGTTGAGCGTGTTCCGCACCCGGTCACCCGGGTCGATGCCGAAGTCCACGTTGTCCTGCAGCGGCACGCTGATGAGGTTGGCCACCGGGTTCTGCACCGCCTTGGCCAGGTCTTCATGCGAGCTGGCCTCGACGGCTCCCGCCAGCACCAGCCCGCACAGCGCCGCACTCCAGCTCGAAGCCCGCGCCCCCATACCGACTCCCCGCCCTTCCCCGTCCACCGTGAAGCCGTGGGATGACCACTCCCCCGAAAATTCGCAATCCACCCTGCCCCGCGGGGCGAGGAGGTAGCGGACGGCGTTGCTGGCAACCGCCTCCCTCCTCGCGAGGGCGACCGGCCGGATTGTCGCGCAGCCGGCTGCTCCACAACTTGAAGCGGACCTGTTCCAGGAGCCGCCCATGCCGTCCTCTCCTACCGCGCCTCCCGCGGACCGGAAGCCCCTCAGTCACTACCTGCCCTTCCTCGCGTGGATGCCCGCCTGGCGCCCGCGCATGCTGAAGCGGGAGATGGTGGCGGCCCTCACGGTGACGGCGCTCCTCATCCCCGAGGGCATGGCCTACGCGGAGCTGGCGGGCGTGCCGCCCCAGACGGCCTTCTACGCCGCGCCGGCCGCGCTCGTGCTCTATGCCCTGCTTGGCAGCTCGCGCCAGCTCATCGTCGCCGTCTCGGCCACCGTGGCCGTGCTCTCCGCGGCGACGGTGGGGGCGATGGCTCCGGCCGGCTCCACGCGCTTCATCGCCCTCACCGCGGCCCTGGCCATGCTGGCGGGCGTCATCTCCATCCTCGCGGGCGTGCTACGGCTCGGTCGGCTGTCGCAGTTCTTCTCCGAGTCCGTCCTCACCGGCTTCGTCTTCGGGCTGGCGCTGGTGATTGCCATCAAGCAGGTGCCCAAGCTCCTGGGGCTGGAGGGCGGCGGGGGCAACTTCTTCGAGCGGCTGTGGCACCTCGTCACCCACCTGCCCCAGGCCCACCTCGTCACCGCCATCCTCGGAGCGGTGAGCCTCGCGCTGCTGCTAGGCATCGATCGCGTGTCACGCCGGATTCCCTCCGCGCTGGTGGTGCTGGTGCTGGGAACGATCGTTGCGGGGTTGCTCGGGCTCCAGGCCCGGGGCGTGAAGGTGGTGGGCGAGCTGCCGGCGGGACTCGCCGGGCCCCGGCTCCCCGATGTGTCGTGGAAGGACCTGGTCGCGCTGCTGCCAGGCGCGCTGGGCATCGCGCTGGTGGCCTTCGCCGAGGCCGTGGGCCCCGCCCGGATGATGGCCACGAAGCACCGCTACGAGGTGGACGCCAACCAGGAGCTCATCGGCATTGGCGCGGCGAACCTGGGGGCGGGCCTCTTCCGGGGCTTCCCCATCGGCTGCAGCCTGTCCAAGACAGCGGCCAACGACGCGGCGGGAGCCCGCTCGGAGATGTCCTCCATCCTGGCCGCGGGCCTCACCCTGCTGGTGGCCCTCTTCTTCACGCCGCTGTTCCGCACCCTGCCCGAGGCCACGCTCGGCGCCATCGTCGTGGTGGCCATCTCCGGGATGATGGACGTGCCGGAGCTGCGCCGGCTGTACCGGCTGCGCCGCGCGGACTTCCTGATGGCCTGTGCCGCGCTGCTGGGCGTGCTCGTGCTGGACGTGCTGCCAGGGCTGCTGCTGGCGGTGGGGCTCTCCGTGCTCATCCTCGTCTGGCGTGCCAGCAAGCCCCGCGTGAGCGAGCTGGGGCGGACCCCGGGCACGCTGGACTTCGCCGACGTCCGGCGCCAGCCCACGCCCGCCACCATCCCCGGGCTGCTGGTGCTCCGCCCCAACGAAGGCCTCTTCTTCGCGAACGCCACCGCCCTGAGGGACGCCATCATCGACCGGGCGGACAGGACTCCGGGCGTGCGCGCCTTGCTGCTGGACCTGGAGGCGACGGTGGACCTGGACGTCCCGGGCGCCGACATGCTCGCCGAGCTGAAGGATTCCCTGGAGCACCGCGACGTGACGCTGATGCTGTCCCGGGTGCTGGAGCCGACCCGGCGGATGCTCGAGACGTCGGGAGTGACGGAGAAGATAGGCAGCGAGCGGATTCATGCCCAGACGCTGGATGGAGTCACGGCCTACCTGGCCGACCGGGCCGGGCACTCGCGCGAGGAGTGGGCGCTCATCCGTGACGGCCTGAACCGGCTGCACGCCCTGGTGGACGAGGCCGTCCCCTCGGCGGAGCAGGAAGCGGACCGTCAGCGATTGCTGAAGCTGAGTGAGGAGCTGACGCGGGCCGGCGACGGAATGGCGGGCCCCGAGAAGCCCCCGGAGGGGTGAGCAGCGCGCCCACCGCCGCGGAGGTCAGGTGGGCACGCTGCCCGGAGGCACCCGGCCGGTGCGCTCCGTGCGGCCCTGCCGCTTCGACCACAGCTTGTAGGGCGTCAGCGCCAGGATGCGAATCAGGATGATGGCGCCCACCACTGCCGCCACCTCGAGCGCCTGAAAGCGCGGGTAGCTCTGGGAGATGATGGTCATCGTCAGCACCGGGTGGGCGAAGCCGGCCGCCAGGGCCACGGCCCTGCGGTCCTCGGCACGCGGCGCGCCGGCCCAGTGCCCCAGGAACGTGGCGGCCACGACCAGCACCACCAGCGCCAGCACCGGGCCCAACCCCAGCTTCAATAGCCGCGGGCCGGCCAGGAAGATGACAAGGACCGCCACGCCCAGCAGGAGCACGATGAACACCCGGTTGGCCCACACGGCCAGGACCTTCGCGGCCTCCGGAAAGAAGTGGTGGACGGCCATGCCCACCGCCAGCGGCGGCAGGATCTTCACGAGCAGGAGGCGGAACACCAGCTCAGGACCGGCCTGGAGCTGGAGACCCATGGACCGATCCACCACCTCAATCCAGAGGGGAACCGTGACGATGGAGCCGATGGCCAGCAGCAGGATGAGGTTGAGGGACGTCTTCACACTGGCGCCCAGCGCCTTCGCCTGGTTCACCTGCAAGGGAGCGCCGGGGCAGATGGCCGTGAGGAGGATGGCGCCCGCGGCCACCGGAGGAAGGCGGAACAGGTACACCACCGCGAACGCCAGGATTGGCACCACCACCAAAATCACCGCCAGGGACCGTCCGTAGAGCGCCGGCCGCTGGAAGGCCTCCCGCAGCTCTCCCGGGTGCCGTGCCAGTCCCGCGGAGAACAGGAAGAGGACGACGACGTTGGACAGCGCGAACAAGACGATTGATTTCAGCATGCCCATCTCCCGGGTTCAGCCCAGCCCCTGGCGGAGCAGCTTGAGGACTTCGAGGAAATGCCGGTCCATCACCAGCAGGATCGCAATGGGCAGGACCGCCGCGGCGGCGACGCTCATCAGCGGGCGCGGGTCCCACGGGAACACGCGCATCTTCCGTGCGAGGATGAAGGTGGACCCCAGGTCGGCCAGCGAGGAGAACTCGGGCGCGCCCAGCACGTCCTCGCTGCTGCGCTCGTGAAACCACTTCCGCTCGAACCGCCGTGAGTGCCACGCCGCAAGCGCCGAGAACGCAGGGTCTCCCCGCCGCTTTGCCTTCACGAGCTGGGGCATGAAGAAGACCAGGGGTGCGAAGACCACGACGGTGGCCATGACCCCGATGACGGCCAGGGGAATGATATGGGGGATGGGGTCGGCGGCGAGTCCCGCGGCCTGGGTCCTCCAGGTGGCCGCGGCCATCACCATCTGCAGCGCGAACACCAGGGGCGCGAAGCAGGCTTGATAGACGGGCAGGAAGCCCAGCCCCCCCATGGTGTCCGGATGGGTGGGCATCAGCGCGAGGGGCAGCCGCGAGACGCGGAACAGGAAGCCCGCCCACACCACGCCGCGCCACACCCAGCGCAGCAGCAGGAAGATGAAGAGCGGCCGGCTCACTGCCAGGTACCACCAGCCCGCCGGCGAGAGCTCGCCTCCCGACAACGCAAAGGCCCAGCCCCTGTTGGGTTCGATCCGCTCCAGCAACGAGAGGCCAAGGCAGACGGCCACCAGGCCCGCCTCGACCCAGGCGCTGTCGCGCCACCGGATTGCCACGCATACGGCGCGCTCGAAGCTCCGCCGACTGCCCACCCCCACCAGGTGCGAGCTGAGGAATTGCTGGACCGCCAGCCGGATGCGCCCGTTCACATAGGGCTCGGACAGGATGAGCGCGGGCATGGACACCAGGAGCTGGGCGTGAATCTGAAGGTCTCCGAACAGGGGGCCCAGGGCCGTGCCACGCTCGAACATCGAAAGGAACAGGAGCGGCAGCCAGGCCAGCGCCACGATGACGAGCGTACGTGCCAGCACCTTGTCGCGCTGGGGTGTGAAGAGGTGGACCCGGCACTCCAGCCGGAAGAACGGACCACCCTGCATGAGCGCGAAGTCGGGGAGTGTG
The sequence above is drawn from the Pyxidicoccus trucidator genome and encodes:
- a CDS encoding arylsulfatase, with protein sequence MKKNGKRQAGNGEGSPNDTLQREVLPIPDQPYQGLRPFSARDPSAKFPPIVPLRPPKGAPNVLVVLLDDVGFGATSAFGGVVNTPTAERLAAKGLKYNRFHTTALCSPTRAALLTGRNHHAVGFGGITETATSSPGYSCVRPNHCAPVAEVLKLNGYSTAQFGKCHEVPVWETSPVGPFERWPTGSGFEYFFGFIGGETNQWYPAIYENTTPMEQDRTPEQGYHFMEDMTDRAMDWVRQQKALVPDKPFFVYFAPGATHAPHHVPKDWADKYKGRFDAGWDALREEVFARQKKLGVIPKDCQLTPRPKEIPAWADMPEKLRPVLARQMEVYAGFLEYADFHVGRLIDSLEKMGVLEDTLVYYIIGDNGASAEGTVNGTLNEGFIFNDILGVETPEYLIQNMHKLGTPEAYNHYAVGWAHAMDTPYQWTKQVASHYGGTRNGCIVHWPNGIEARGEVRSQFSHVIDVGPTILEAANLPQPVAVHGVQQTPMQGTSMRFSFDDAKAPERHETQYFEMFGNRGIYHQGWTAVTKHRTPWETKASVSLEEDVWELYDTTKDWTQARDLATSRPDKLRELQQLFLIEAAKFYVLPLDDRGVERFNAELAGRPELIQGDSQMLSGSMRRLGENSMLNIKNKSHSVTAEVEIPAGGASGVIITQGGSFGGWCLYARRGRLSYCYNYGGLRRDYVEATSELPPGTHQVRMEFKYDGGGLGRGGDVTLYVDGKKVGRGRVEKTLAYVLSEETADVGMEHGSPVAEGFHNGDSKFTGRVRWVQLDKGKEDFDHFVSPQELFKIAMSRQ
- a CDS encoding DUF4136 domain-containing protein; the encoded protein is MSPHHRLAVPLLLLLLAACSGIETNTHYDPASVGKLDGYKTYAWLPAPEGADPRIYNDVTEAQVKKVVDAQLASRGYRKVDENPDFKFGWHGSIDQKMDVDTVNSYYGYGWGSWYAPYGPGMSVGATFPQTYVDEYEEGTLILDVVDAGTNKLVWRGTAQAALEDNPSPQRREERLGEAVKDVLEQFPPKGK
- a CDS encoding CorA family divalent cation transporter → MTPSDDLTGAFALLLTGDGGARPVSLDDARPGDGLSWFHFPLESPGLSRWLEDRLGLPEPVRRLLLSGATHVQVEAIDPDGLVLLLRQPRTRAEPGVRTGLRVYATRHLCLTLADREVASITLLRHELEQGRGPRSTDFLLGLAGAAASSQVLHVVELDERMVDLEARVEAHGADAAQRLRDLRRALIELRSAVSASRDVLMRVGLLDIDWLRAQRRPMKDLTRRADSVLKDLDSLLDRARILHDELKARQDARMNYTLYVLTLISGVFLPLSFITGLLGVNVGGIPGTAWPGSFVVLCLLLLALAVAEWWALRRRKLV
- a CDS encoding neuromedin U: MGARASSWSAALCGLVLAGAVEASSHEDLAKAVQNPVANLISVPLQDNVDFGIDPGDRVRNTLNIQPVIPMTLTEDFNLINRIILPVLYQPDLADGSGGTFGLGDTSATFFVAPSKPGTLIWGVGPALLLPTATDDVLGTGKWSIGPSAVALVQPGDLSAGVLANNVWSVFGDGDRESVNQLLVQYFLTYNLPGGWYVTSAPIITANWEAPSGDQWLVPFGAGGGKVFKVGRQSLNGSVSAYYNAVRPDVPGAAQWQLRVQLAFLFPKGKKAP
- a CDS encoding SulP family inorganic anion transporter, yielding MPSSPTAPPADRKPLSHYLPFLAWMPAWRPRMLKREMVAALTVTALLIPEGMAYAELAGVPPQTAFYAAPAALVLYALLGSSRQLIVAVSATVAVLSAATVGAMAPAGSTRFIALTAALAMLAGVISILAGVLRLGRLSQFFSESVLTGFVFGLALVIAIKQVPKLLGLEGGGGNFFERLWHLVTHLPQAHLVTAILGAVSLALLLGIDRVSRRIPSALVVLVLGTIVAGLLGLQARGVKVVGELPAGLAGPRLPDVSWKDLVALLPGALGIALVAFAEAVGPARMMATKHRYEVDANQELIGIGAANLGAGLFRGFPIGCSLSKTAANDAAGARSEMSSILAAGLTLLVALFFTPLFRTLPEATLGAIVVVAISGMMDVPELRRLYRLRRADFLMACAALLGVLVLDVLPGLLLAVGLSVLILVWRASKPRVSELGRTPGTLDFADVRRQPTPATIPGLLVLRPNEGLFFANATALRDAIIDRADRTPGVRALLLDLEATVDLDVPGADMLAELKDSLEHRDVTLMLSRVLEPTRRMLETSGVTEKIGSERIHAQTLDGVTAYLADRAGHSREEWALIRDGLNRLHALVDEAVPSAEQEADRQRLLKLSEELTRAGDGMAGPEKPPEG